A window from Triticum aestivum cultivar Chinese Spring chromosome 6D, IWGSC CS RefSeq v2.1, whole genome shotgun sequence encodes these proteins:
- the LOC123140795 gene encoding transcription termination factor MTEF18, mitochondrial-like, which translates to MLRLRESILCHILSSPSKAGFAPLRCLLSATASPPISPNPSGFAVEEYLVDTCGLTRPQALKASKKLSHLNSPANPDNVLAFLSGLGLSGADVAAVVAKDPFFLCAGVERTLVPVLDGLTGLGLSSPEIGRLVLLAHHNFRCRSIVSKMQYYLPLFGSCHNFLRVLQRSSYLLSSDLDKVVRPNVVFLRECGLGDCDIAKLCVRVSRMLTTNPERVRGMVACAERLGMPRGSGMLRQALQAVAFLNEEKIADKVDYLKNTFRWSAAEVVIALSKAPMLLKISKDMLQRKSEFLLSEVGLEPVYIAHRSVILCLSLEGRVRPRYYVLKFLKENGLVDRDLSFHTAVNRPEKYFMEKLISPHKEAAPHLAEDYATACKGEMPTNLRFT; encoded by the coding sequence ATGCTCCGGCTCCGAGAGTCCATCCTTTGCCATATTCTCTCTTCCCCCTCCAAAGCTGGATTCGCCCCACTCCGCTGTCTCCTCTCCGCCACCGCGTCGCCCCCCATTTCCCCAAATCCCAGTGGCTTCGCCGTGGAGGAGTACCTCGTCGACACCTGCGGCCTCACCCGTCCCCAAGCCCTCAAGGCCTCCAAGAAGCTCTCCCACCTCAACTCTCCCGCCAATCCCGACAATGTCCTCGCCTTCCTCTCCGGCCtcggcctctccggcgccgacgtCGCGGCCGTCGTCGCCAAAGACCCGTTCTTCCTCTGCGCCGGCGTGGAGAGAACCTTGGTCCCCGTCCTTGACGGCCTCACCGGCCTCGGCCTGTCTAGTCCTGAGATTGGCCGCCTCGTCTTGCTCGCCCACCACAACTTCCGCTGCAGATCCATCGTCTCCAAGATGCAGTACTATCTGCCCCTCTTCGGCTCCTGCCACAACTTCCTCCGGGTGCTCCAGCGCTCGTCCTACCTTCTCTCGTCGGACCTCGACAAGGTGGTCAGGCCCAATGTTGTGTTCCTGAGGGAGTGCGGGCTAGGTGATTGTGATATTGCCAAGCTGTGTGTCCGTGTGTCGAGGATGCTCACCACCAACCCGGAGAGGGTCCGGGGGATGGTGGCATGTGCTGAAAGATTAGGCATGCCCCGTGGGTCTGGGATGCTTAGGCAAGCGCTGCAGGCTGTTGCGTTTCTCAATGAGGAGAAGATCGCCGACAAAGTGGACTACTTGAAGAACACGTTCAGGTGGTCTGCTGCTGAGGTAGTCATTGCTTTGTCTAAGGCTCCGATGCTTCTGAAGATTTCTAAGGACATGCTACAACGCAAATCCGAGTTCCTGTTATCTGAGGTGGGGTTGGAACCAGTGTACATTGCTCATCGATCAGTAATTCTCTGTCTTAGCCTGGAGGGGCGGGTCAGGCCCCGGTACTATGTTCTAAAGTTCCTCAAGGAAAATGGATTGGTAGATCGCGACCTGAGCTTCCATACTGCAGTCAATAGGCCCGAGAAGTATTTCATGGAGAAGCTCATATCCCCTCACAAGGAAGCTGCACCACACCTCGCTGAAGACTATGCAACCGCTTGCAAAGGAGAGATGCCAACTAATTTGAGATTTACATGA